GCATATATTCAATTGGATTAAGAAGGCTTAGCCTACCTCAATAATAATTTTACAATATCAGTAAAAGCAGGGTAGCAGTatgatttgattatttaatgtgtGATGTGACATTGTGTTTTGGGGTTGAAGGCCCTTTAAAATGCTTGAGATTTCAGATTagtttctcattttttatttttgttgtattaattttttaattaactaACAGGCAACTAACAGCCAAATGCCCAAATGCCACAATTACAGCATCAAAGGCAACTGCATAAAAACCACAGGAAAAGACAACCCAAGTCTCAATAAATCAACCAACCAATCTGACAAACTAATACAGTCTAATCTTTGGAAAAGTGCTAACTGTGTCATCAGCAAGAGGCTGACCCTGGTGAGCTGGTTGCTATGGAAACCAAGTGTTCATTTACTCACTTCATATCAGTCCCTGTTGTCGGCTAAATTAAAAGTTTTCAGATTGACTTTTAACAGTGAATGCTGCTTTTATCTGTGAAATAGCATTAGCTAACAGTCTACACTGCTGCAAATACCAGTCGGTTTTGTTTCCACACACATTTTGTATGTTGATACGTTTAATTGCAGTTGGTGACTGTGACATGCTAATTAATGTGAGCTGAAGTAACCTCTGGGGAAAATGCTGTCATGTTACATATTTATGTACACCAATAAACATTGCATTTATCATGTTTAGGAAATAAACTCATATTGATGTCATTTCTTCCAACCTTCTTCTTTAGAGGGAGATATTATGATACTATAGCGTAATGTTGTTTGCCTGTTTCATTACAGCTGTCCCATGACTTGATATCCACAGGGGCAAAAAAATGATGTCACTTAGTCTACAAAAATcactttcattcataaaacaaacaaaaaagagtaGCTTGCAGTAAAAGTTACCAAGGTCCACACCTCAGGGACCTCAATGGTAGCTACGGTGGTATATGGACACATGACCTCTGAGTTAAAGCTGTACTGTACTTCTGTTTTGACCATGACTATCTGGGGTgcacagagtgagagaggatTTATTGTTTTAGGTCTACATAACAGGCTACAGTACCAATCTGCATTTTTATTGACAGGCTTTGATAATAGCCAGTATTAATGCAATACGCATTAATACTGGCTTAACACGCACATACACTCCTACACACATGCCATATGGATACACACAGTTTTCCAGTTCATCTGGAGATATCCCTTGTGGCTGTAAGTGCACCCTCCCTTTATCTCTCTGTATTCATCTCCTaccatcttcctctctctttcgtTCCCTCCATTCATAGGCAAAACGGTGTGTGAGAGCTGCATCAAAGGGAGTCATGTCTCATGTATTCTAATGAAATGGGACATGAAATACAAATGAACAGGACACAGAAAGAGCTAGAAAGAAATGAGATATGGAGATGGGAAGTGCCCAATGACAAGAAATGAGAAGAAAGAGAGTGGTCTTtgatgtttggggaaaaaagcaTGTTGCATTTCTTATAAGAAAAGAAACGTTAAATTAAGAGTTGCTCTGATATACCTGCCTTTCTCTTTCTATCTTCCCTCACCAACCCCCCAACTCATCCACCCATTTGTGCAGAGCGAGAGTCGCTTCGACAACAGTATGCACAGGACACTAAGATGGGGTTTGTCATTAATGCCATCTACTCTATGGCATATGGCCTGCATAACATGCAACGGGCACTCTGCCCAGACTATCAGGTAGGTACTGTTGTGATGCATGAATGGAGGGACACTAGGAAAAACCAAGTAGataaaggagggagagaggggtggATGGAAAGAGTGGAGAGTGGAATAGCAATATTGCAAAAGATCTTGTTTCCGTGATGGCAAGTTAAGACATATTAACATTACTTTATTAACATATAACAATAAGTTAGTTAGGTAGGAACTGTGTTATCCACACTGTGAAAATTTGGTTTCACCACACagcacaaattaaaaacaagacagttaATTGAAGTCAAACATCAACAAGCATGACATTAGAAAAGTATAGACGCagttaaaaaatttttttaaaaacaacagagtcCATTGATTAAGTGATAGAGGCATAAGCAATTGAagtattcaaataaaatcaattaaaatttAAGCAAGGAATAAAAGTAGAGAGGAAAATACATTAGTTAAATACGTCAGGCACTGTGTGCAAACATCTTACAGTGGTTGGCCGGAATAGAACAGTCTTCTGAAAAACAATACTTGCTACACTGCACATttaattttcatgaaatttggAGGCATGATGTACTGCTTTtgcttgtatttttatttcctaaagcttattttttatataattttaatcCTAGAGCACAGCAATTGTGTTTTTAGTATATGTTACTGTATTAATCTTAAGTTTAACTAAAGGATATTTTGCTGTTTATATGCCAGCACGGATGACCACCATTTTCAAAGTTACTTTGAAACAATGCTTCTCAAGCTGTTGGTCAAGCAATTTTTGTCGTATATAACATgacttttcatgtattttaagGGCCTGTGTGATGCCATGCGGCCTATAGATGGTGCTACACTGTTGGACTTCCTGATGAAAACCAACTTCACAGGCGTGTCTGGGGAGGGAATCCTCTTTGATGAAAATGGAGACTCACCTGGCAGGTAAGCACTGTAATTGAAAGATATGCTATGGACTTTTTTAGTGTTGTCTTTTGGATTGCAAAGGtaatacagacagacaagatGTACCTGCAGCAAGTATCTGTCACATGACCGTGTGCTGCataatgtatttatgtgtttgatgTATAATGCATGTTTGCCTTTTATCTACAGGTATGAAATAATGAACTTCAAGAAGATGGGGAAGGACTACTATGACTACATTAATGTGGGCAGTTGGGACAACAGAGGCTTGAAGATAGATGATGATGAAATCTGGCCTAACAAAGACGCCATCATCAAGTCCGTCTGCAGTGAACCTTGTGCCAAAGGCCAGATTAAGGTAAGATGACTCTGGTTACATGAGGCAAACCTTCTCTACCAGAGTGAAATCAAACCAATGAATGGTTTTCATGAAAGTATTTACATgctacagaaaaacatgaagtgTGGTGTTTAGACGCTTTGCTGAAGTAACCTTTAAAAAAGCTCATGGCATCCTATATTGTGAATCCAGCAGCCTACCATggacaaaatagaaaataatcatgTGTCTACTGTacatgacacattttcatttgtggATTATATATGATTTAAACTAGctcttttaaattaattaaatcttCTTCTAGACCAGTTCAATTCTGAGCAAAATGGCTACATGGGaaattttttaatttgactgtAAGTCGAATAAAATTAAGGCTCCCTGTAGATGCAGTGGCGAATTCACTTTAGCTGGCATGTACAGCACATCAATGCATAAACATGAAGGTGAAGCCACACAGTGACAATGTGCATTCTACCTCTTCCAGGTGATCCGTAAAGGTGAGGTGAGCTGCTGCTGGACGTGTACTCCCTGTAAAGAAAATGAGATTGTTTTTGATGAGTATACCTGCCGAGCCTGTGACCTGGGCTCCTGGCCTACTGATGACCTGACAGGTCAGTCTGTGTGATTGTTTGTGTGCGTATGTCTGCATgtgtatatttaattttttaactgCATTTTCAGAGACGTTTCCACTTTGTCAAGAAAATAGCTGAATAGAAACACTGCAGTTATGACTGTAATGCTGTAGTAGCGGTGTTACTTGACAGAAACAGTAAACATAACACTGatatgtgtgagtgcatgtacagtatatgtgtagAGTCATAggataaattatgttttgtagAATTAGATAGTAGTGTTTTCCCAGATACAGTGTTCCATTACAGCATATGATTataagagagaaagtgagagacgATCCTTGCTtttcaccctctcctcctctctcatccctTTAATGTTGCCAACACGGTCACCAGTGTTTTAATTATTCCGCATCAAGAGCAGCTTTCAATGCAAATACATTTCAGTTGCAATGAAAATTTATTTCCCCTTCATTGCGTTCGAAGCGGTTGGATATTGCCTTGTTATGCTTTCAGCTGCTCATTATACTGCTTGCTAGCTCCTCACCAAGTGCAATGATTAAAACATGAATTTTGCCCTGTTGAAAATTCAGACTGCGCTTCACTGCCAGAGACAAAAGCATCCTTAAACTAAAACAGGGAGCAAACCAgtgagaaaaataacaaaagttaccagtggaaaaagagaaacatagGCTACGTTGAGACTGCAGGCAAAAGTGGCCCAAATACAATGTTTTTGCTCATATGTGATGCAGATCTGTTTTGTGAACGGCACAAATCACATGGAATCTAATCTTTTCAATTCTGATTTGGGCCACTTTCATATGTGGTCTTAAATCAGATACAGGTCTGATTTTTTGCAATGCGACCTTAGTCATATCGGAATTCAGGCAACTTAACATCACTCCAACATCAATCCAATTCCTACATGCTTTCTCAGGGAGATTGGTCACCTGAACTGAGTTTCTTGCTGCGAGAGTCTGTGGAGAGACGCTGacaaatgtagttaaagtagcCCTTGACATCCTGAAAGTTTAGATGAAGTCTGTTTCTGTGAAGCCATTCACGTCACAATCCCACAACTCCTGGCTCCAACTCCgcatccacacacacctccataCAGAAGTAGCAGCCACTGCTCCACAAAAAGCCATAATTACAAATTTGGCTTTCTTTATCCTCATCCTCGTTATCATCTGCTCACAAATTCGCTGACTTCCACTGCATATCAACTCATAAACGAAACTATAAACACTGACTTTCAGTGGCCTCCATCTTTACTTCCATACGACAGTGTGCTGCTTGTGACGTCTTTATTATTGTTCTTTTGCGCATGCAGGTCAGTTAAGGACTATGACCAGTTCACACTGGAACCTGATATTagccacatttaaaaaataaggtgaacagccaatcagatctGAGCAATAAATCCGAATTGAGAACATAGCCGTAAAGGACTGAAGGCGTGATCGTATTACTTGTAttactttttgtgtgtttgtgtgtgtgtgcatgttcatgTGTATGAGTACGTGTATGTGACTCATTTAATCAACAATAAGTGCTGTGTGTCCCCCAGCGAGGCTATATGGAACAGTAATAATGAGGTGTAAACAAACTACTTGCCCTGTTCCTCCACCGGACATTTTGATCTCTCTCCCTTAGgccaaaagaaagagaaagaagtgagacagataaagagagGGAGCGATAAATAGGCAAAGGGAATAGAAGAGATAGTGTGAGGTCTCAGCTGTCAGGGACAGAGGTAAAGTGGGTGTGAAAACCATGGAAAGAAATAGGAGAGTTTAGGAGACAGCGCAAAGCaatagaggaaaaaaacaagaaaaagagtgagagaaaagtgacttagaaacataaaaagatggaaagaaatgagtctgaaagaaagatggagagtgagagagattgAGTTGAATAGAGGCTTTGACAGAAGCGGCAGCCAGGGAAAGTGAAAGGAGCAGAAAAAAGGGAGGATTAGCTTTAGGATTTGAGCCTCTCCACTGGTCAGTAAAGTTCCACAGTTTGAGTCTGAAAGTGTTTGAAGGAGTTTGCCTCAAAACTTGATATTGGCTGAAACCTCCGAATGGTCCCCTTCCCTTAATGCACCAGTTTGGCTTAGGGTCAAACTCTACATGATTTCCTGCAGGTTCCCGTGATCTAATTAAGTATGAATTGCTGATGTAGCCGATGCTTTTAGACTGCTCAAAGAAAACCCTGGAGAAAAACACTGATCTCGGATTTTCAGCCCCAGCATCTAGATTTATGTGGATTAATTGGAGCTAAATTTTCAGCGAGTTCCTTAGTTTCCCTCCCACCTCACATTTTCACGGGTGGGTGGTCCTCATCCTTGATGGCTAGGCAGGACAGTTTCTGTAGCTCTTCTCTCTTAAAGGGGCTATGCTAAAATAATACTACTTCCATGATGTTTAACAGTGTACATACAGGTAACTCCATTtctaaaaggagagaaaaataaatccaGATCTATCATTTGTCGTGAAGCTGCTCCATTTTGACTTTAtgtatgatttattttctgtctcaaaataaaattattggACTGATTATTCTGttttacacacactgcactATGTGACAAAAAGCTCAATACATCGTGTTGTTTTAGATCATGATTTACATAGATTTTATCCAATTTTAACTGAACAGGGGCACCTTTAGCTTTACGGTGTCTTAAACCTGCAAGTGAGCCACATCTTCTGGAGGCTGCCTCTGCCTGacttattttctgtctgtttgttacCGGCCCCTTGGCTCACATTCAGGAATTAGACTGTTGTTTATGCCCCTAGACCTAACAACAACATGGATTCAATAAACTTGATTGACTGTGTTAAAGACAAAGTCATTAAATTACTTAAGTCTTTTATAATGACTGTTgtgtcatttcctctctctaCAATATGCTGTATTGtaagcatgtttgtgtttgtgtgtttgagagagacaGTAAGAGTGAGAGAAGGAGAacgaaagagggagagagagatggaaaaagcAAGAGAGCAGAGATGTACATAGCcagacattttcacacagaGTCTACGTGTGTCCCTGCTGCTACCATAGACCAACCAGCTGGATAATTTCAGCATGCGTTAAGACGGATCATAATTAGAACTGTCCCTTTAATTAATGACACTTTATCTCCTTGCTTAGGATGAAGACAGAGATAGAGGAAGGGGGGGAATTAGGGAAAAAATGGGAGGGATGAGGAGAGATGAGGGAGATAAAAGGGGGATAGAGTGATGGATGAGTTATTACAAAGGAGAAGAGAGCAATATGGAATAGAGATTAAGTGACAGGGAAGGCAGAAATAGAGACACATATGgtgagggagaaagacagagaacaacagagaaGCGATAAAACGCATGCGGTCTACAGACGGTCTCATTCGCAGGGCAGTGTCTGCCCCCTGACTTTTGGCGGATGAAGttgacagatttatttattttgctgcagCAAGTTACACCATGGATAAATGaaagtatatataaataaattaattaaattataaatagataaatatgtgaataaattaataagtaaataaattaataattaaataaataaatacacaaatacatttaacatttatatattgaatatctcatttaatttgtgatttatttatggtgACAATTAAGCACTAacttatataattatttatttattaatttaagcatttaattatataatgaattatgtatttatatatttcatctcaGCCCTTAAAACCCTCCATACTGTTCAACCTGTGTTTTATAATCACGTGTGACTCTTCTACACCACACATACAGTCCACTGTCCTTGTGAATTCTGTGCCAAGAAATGTATTTCCACATAATAACATTCCTCCTTTCCCCAGGCTGTGACCCAATCCCAGTGGAGTACCTGCGGTGGGGAGACCCTGAACCCATTGCTGCAGTGGTTTTTGCCTGCCTTGGGCTCATGGCCACATTCTTTGTCACTGCAGTCTTCATCAGGTAAGAAATGTCTCCAAAATTATACAAACTGAGGAGGACAATGCAAATAGTACAAAAGAACGCAGTGTTTCCCATACACATTGTGCACATTTCTACAGTATCATAATCATTGCTTTCCTTATATGTTTGAATTCTTGAATGAATATGCCTGCACTtaggtgtttgtgtttctgctttctTGTGTGTTCAGGTTCCGGGACACCCCAGTAGTGAAATCTTCCAGTAGGGAGCTGTGCTACATAATACTGGCAGGGATCTGCCTGGGGTACCTGTGTACATTCAGCCTGATAGCCAAACCCCATGTCATCCACTGCTACCTCCAACGACTGGGAATCGGCCTGTCACCTGCCATGAGTTACTCTGCGCTTGTCACCAAGGTAAGGATAGGGTTAAGGATTTGTGGAATAAGTATGAGGTGTGGGGAGCAGCAGTTATGGGAGGTATAGATGCAAAAGGAGTTGCCTCCAAAGACTTGGAAAGCCACTGACATTACACCAATGCTAACCTGCTATGGTCACCACTGATCTGTGGGGAATAGccacagaaaagcttcagatGCTGGAGAGACAGTGGCAGAGATATGTGTGGGCAGAAGCAGAACTGAACTGTGGACTTATCAGGGGCCATAGTCCCTTGATAGATTATTATTACTTACATTACTTAATGGTTATAGCGAGGGGATATAGCTACCATAACATCAGTAGCAGGGCATACATCTATCCTGCCCCTGTTCCCCAGGGTTGTAGGATTGAGGGCTGAGGGAACAGGGAGGTAGGAATCAAAATGGCTGGGAACTGTTATAGCCTTCCAAGCAGAAATGACCTTGAGCTTAtggcacattttttttcactgtcatgCATGAGGAGAACAGCAGCAGTGTAGGAGTACAGAAAGTAGATAGCCATTATGTACAAAACAGTATGCACAGTGTATAGTTTATTAAAAACTCCTGATAGCATTTGCGATCTGACCCTAGACAAACCGCATCGCACGGATCCTGGCAGGCAGCAAGAAGAAGATCTGTACAAAGAAGCCTCGCTTTATGTCTGCCTGCGCTCAGCTCATCATTGCCTTCCTTCTCATACTGCTACAGCTTGGTATAATCGTGGCTCTCTTCCTCATGGAGCCTCCAGAGgtaagctgtgtgtgtgtgagcagctgtgtgtctctgtgtgtgtttttcatagtAAGTGGGAGGATGGCTCACTGAAAgacagatgaacacacacatacatagagaCAAAGAAGAATGGGTTGAATCTGAAAAATCTAAGTTACAGTATTATGTGGTATTTAATCTCCAAGAGGCTATTTCTATTATGTCACTGATGTTTTGAGACCATTTGACACACACAGATCAACCAGTAGATCAACAGGTATCATGTTGTTAGAAGATCTTTCTCCAAAACAATACGGTTTTCAGTAGTCCTGCTCTAAGGCTTAGAGCAGACTTAAAATATTGTGAAATTGGCCGTGTAATGAATAGCGTTGTAGGTTTGTTAATTTGTACTTCCCACTctctttttaatgtctttgttgtTACATATTTGACACAATCATTCCTAGTTGTCTGACACAAGAAATGATGCTTGTGAAATGCTTGCAAAAGCCTTGTCAAGCTTTGTATCTCTGGCATGCCttgtttcttcctctgtctccacAGGTGATCCATGACTACCCCAGCATCCGCCAGGTCAACCTCATTTGCCACACCACTAACCTGGGCGTAGTTGCCCCACTGGGGTACAATGGCCTGCTCATCCTCAGCTGCACTTTCTATGCCTTCAAGGTATTGTAACTATTGAATGTTACTACATGAaatcaaaagttttttttacaaatctacattttttttttaaaattaagtcATAAAAATCtttacaacatgaaaaatgtaaattttgaaCTGACAGTTAATGGGTGCTTAAAATAGAGAGAGCCATACTGTAGGTTCTTACTATATGTGTCCTTCTGAATATGGTGTCCCATGTGTATTCTGGTGGTGTAGAGTTATGACCTCAAGTTTCACCCCTGCATAATGGTCAGGTTTGCACccaaactgtaactgtaatacAAAGGGGGTGGGTTAGCAGTGTTAGCAGTTTCTAGTAAAGGGCTGTAATCAAAAGCTGACAgtgtcttcttttgttttatattcatcaTTTAAGGCAAAATTCACTGAATGCTTCAACagtacaaacaaaaatgtttctttatgcttgtctctctttcactttgtctctctcttcaaGACCCGCAACGTCCCGGCTAATTTCAATGAGGCTAAGTACATTGCCTTTACCATGTACACCACCTGCATTATCTGGCTGGCATTTGTACCCATCTACTTTGGCTCCAACTACAAAATTATCACCATGTGCTTCAGTGTCAGCCTCAGTGCCACTGTGGCCCTTTGCTGTATGTTCGTACCCAAGGTAAGGCTGAAGTTAAAATCTATAGTTTATCTATAGTTTATGATCTACTTTTCACACATTCACTGCTTATTAGTTTCCTTAAAAATTAGGCTTTAAACAACTAAATATACTTATTTGTCACTGCTTGTCATTCATAATGACCATTAATAGTGTATATCAAACATACTAATAGTTCTGAATCAGCACACAAGCTCTAATAAACTGCAGGTAACCACAGCAACAGTACCAATACTCCATGTTTCATTACGAGTTAACGCTCACTGGTGAAACTGTTTTAACCATGAGTTAAACCCACCGTAATCTTTGTATGTCATACTGTAGGTGTCCAAGTTCTAATTGCAATGATACACTCGGGGGTGTTCTGATTAAGAGAAAATCTTAAGACTTGGCATACGAGAGCCAatgatgcatttattttcatatgtcAGGGCACCTTATTTAGGTGCCAAGAAGGAAGCAGAGTTTTCGATGGATAAGGTTATTCCTACATACTCATTCTGCCACAGTATCATCTGTTCTCAGTCGTCTTCTGCACACAATACAGCACAGTTTGTTTTACTGAGCGAATACCCAAAAATATGTGTTGCTTATGTTGACAGTCTGACATTGATGCTGGTAATACACGTATCATGTTTATTTTCCACTGATAATAGCCAGATATTCCTGTGGAGATTCAAGGAGAAAGTTTGTACTTGAACAAAAGCAAAAAGGCAATCAATAAAAGTAATCAGCTGCTCCCTCAATTgagaattttctttttattagaGCTCTACCTTAAAAAGTCATGAAGGCCCTCATCACTCctttaaaaagaacatttattaaaagacAGTTTTGTGTAGACACAGCTGTGTAAAATTGTGTGCAGAAACCCAGACACAGTGCTGTAGATCTTTGTTCTTTCAATACATTATCACAGTAAATTGAGCCGTCTTCTTTTTACGAACTGTTTAGCTATGTTTAAATAAGACATATTGTGTTTGATTTCGTATTAGGTGTACATCATTCTGGCCAAACCAGAGCGTAACGTGCGCAGTGCCTTTACCACTAGCACAGTGGTGCGCATGCACGTGGGTGACGGCAAATCGTCCTCAGCTGCCAGCCGTTCTTCTAGTCTGGTGAACCTGTGGAAACGCAGAGGCTCTACTGGAGAGACACTCaggtatatctgtgtgtgtgtgtgtgtgtgtgtgtgtgtgtgtgtgtgtgtgtacactagAGGCTTGTTGGCCAGGTGAATGCCAGGTTACTCTTCAGTTACAGTCCTAAGCACCATTTCTGTAATGGGCCCACTCTGAGACTacttatagtgtgtgtgtgtgtgtgttcgagcTCTCTGAGAGATTGATTCTCTTAACTCCGCCTGACTGTTCTTCTGACCCTAACATGAACTGCAGACAATTGCCTAATGGAGACATGgcaaagaaggagagaggaatgaACTGAGGACAGggagcaaaaacagaaatctaaatacagaaagagagaaggatggagggaaCAAATAGAGAGCTGAAGAGCAGAAATGATGGTAAGATAGCAATGAAAAGGCTAAAGCAATAGTATGAGAAGGAGAGACATAATAGCTTTCACACCCAGCTTAAGGCCATCCACAAGTCATCTACAGTGACAAGGAA
This region of Thunnus maccoyii chromosome 6, fThuMac1.1, whole genome shotgun sequence genomic DNA includes:
- the grm5b gene encoding metabotropic glutamate receptor 5b — protein: MVASIIFVVVATMMLIIIIMLILLIIIFIYTIIIIITLLRLSDGWADRYDVTDGYVREAAGGITIKLQSADVKWFDDYYLKLRPDNNHRNPWFTEFWQHRFHCRLKGHPQESNKYNRTCSKRESLRQQYAQDTKMGFVINAIYSMAYGLHNMQRALCPDYQGLCDAMRPIDGATLLDFLMKTNFTGVSGEGILFDENGDSPGRYEIMNFKKMGKDYYDYINVGSWDNRGLKIDDDEIWPNKDAIIKSVCSEPCAKGQIKVIRKGEVSCCWTCTPCKENEIVFDEYTCRACDLGSWPTDDLTGCDPIPVEYLRWGDPEPIAAVVFACLGLMATFFVTAVFIRFRDTPVVKSSSRELCYIILAGICLGYLCTFSLIAKPHVIHCYLQRLGIGLSPAMSYSALVTKTNRIARILAGSKKKICTKKPRFMSACAQLIIAFLLILLQLGIIVALFLMEPPEVIHDYPSIRQVNLICHTTNLGVVAPLGYNGLLILSCTFYAFKTRNVPANFNEAKYIAFTMYTTCIIWLAFVPIYFGSNYKIITMCFSVSLSATVALCCMFVPKVYIILAKPERNVRSAFTTSTVVRMHVGDGKSSSAASRSSSLVNLWKRRGSTGETLSSNGKSVSWAQTERSGSRGNHLWQRLSFHIKKKENNQTAVIKPFSKTSEERYCGGGDLPPHVPLPSLPSMSSLPSHHDTGTDKTLYELSEAEERYSITYRPQTPSPISTVSQRLGAGLGVEPQMTGMPMYPSSICSGGSGSSCGPASSGSVVTGSDGRLIVVDDHPGECQSSLMDQISCVVNRFTANITELNSMMLSSSPTHSLTHKHTPPSPHPTDPYLLPREIQMPSTLTTYADVQPLPLVESSLANRGGCLAHPIPPHSPYPLPPPHPQTSPSISPMRGGLVSCLTDSPLRRADLEDELIALTPPSPFRDSLASSSGSPVSETGLCLPPVPSHPPPSPPSPRYSRLTLRNYSQSSSSL